Proteins found in one Triticum urartu cultivar G1812 chromosome 4, Tu2.1, whole genome shotgun sequence genomic segment:
- the LOC125550681 gene encoding 2-(3-amino-3-carboxypropyl)histidine synthase subunit 2 gives MVDISSRYEIPRTAEFLRGRAYTRVALQFPDELLKDAAAVARALRAELGGGAKLFVMADTAYNSCCVDEVGASNIDAQCVVHYGHSCMSPTSNLPAFFVFGKAPLDISSCCRSLLDCSRESSKPVLVLCGLEYAHALDDLKRATVGLCKSDCQNSEIHYAEVLCSEMSPSSSSTAEEQCSQSNGSTHNDGLPAHNDDLATLVNSCCNVEGSTRKYNLGGLTWRISTDEKMDDYLLYWIGQDNSAFANVALTFNKCDIVRYDTAANQFSRDVSHLMKILRRRYYLVEKAKDANIVGILVGTLGVAGYLDIVEQMKNLIKAAGKKSYTLVMGRPNSAKLANFPECEVFVYVSCAQTALLDSKEFLAPVITPFEAVLAFSRGREWTGEYLLDFKDLISSEKPEVVSKSEEARFSFIKGGYVEDDCAQENEEHSETSLALAELTEKALSTRNQNSDAVLYQGGAKSAIEYLKARSYRGMTGEYEGPAPDSVLIGRTGRAAGYSDEKTKSPQ, from the exons aTGGTCGACATCAGCTCAAGGTACGAGATCCCGCGGACGGCCGAGTTCCTGCGGGGCCGCGCCTACACCAGGGTCGCCCTCCAG TTCCCGGACGAGCTGCTCAAGgacgcggcggcggtggcgcgggccCTCCGGGCGGAGCTCGGCGGCGGGGCCAAGCTGTTCGTGATGGCCGACACCGCGTACAACTCGTGCTGCGTCGATGAGGTGGGGGCGTCCAACATCGACGCCCAGTGCGTCGTCCACTACGGCCACTCCTGCATGAGCCC GACATCGAATTTGCCGGCGTTCTTCGTATTTGGGAAGGCACCATTGGACATCAGTTCGTGTTGCCGCTCATTGCTGGATTGCTCGAGAGAAAGCAGTAAACCCGTTCTT GTGCTATGTGGGTTAGAGTATGCACATGCTTTGGACGATCTTAAAAGAGCCACTGTGGGATTATGCAAATCAGATTGTCAAAATTCCGAAATCCATTATGCAGAAGTTCTGTGTTCGGAAATGAGTCCGTCATCAAGTTCTACTGCAGAAGAGCAATGTTCTCAATCCAATGGAAGCACTCATAATGATGGTTTGCCTGCACACAATGATGATTTGGCAACACTTGTGAACAGTTGCTGTAATGTGGAAGGGTCCACGCGCAAGTATAATCTTGGAGGCCTTACATGGCGCATATCCACCGATGAGAAAATGGATGACTATTTGTTATACTGGATTGGACAAGATAACTCTGCTTTTGCCAACGTTGCACTTACCTTCAATAAATGTGATATAG TTAGATACGACACAGCAGCAAATCAATTCTCAAGGGATGTCTCTCATCTGATGAAAATTCTTAGGCGCAG ATATTACCTTGTGGAGAAGGCAAAGGATGCAAATATTGTTGGCATTTTGGTGGGAACTCTAGGCGTTG CTGGTTACCTTGACATAGTCGAGCAAATGAAAAATCTGATCAAAGCTGCTGGAAAGAAATCTTATACACTGGTCATGGGACGGCCTAATTCTGCTAAGCTTGCCAATTTTCCTGAG TGCGAAGTTTTTGTATATGTTTCTTGTGCCCAAACTGCTTTATTGGATAGCAAAGAATTTCTAGCCCCAGTTATCACACCATTTGAAGCTGTATTAGCTTTTAGCAG AGGAAGAGAATGGACTGGAGAAtatcttttggatttcaaggatttGATCAGTTCAGAGAAACCAGAAGTTGTAAGCAAAAGTGAAGAAGCACGTTTTTCTTTTATCAAAGGCGGCTATGTGGAAGATGATTGTGCTCAAG AAAACGAGGAGCATTCAGAAACATCACTTGCACTGGCCGAGCTAACGGAGAAGGCCCTAAGCACCCGAAACCAAAATAGCGACGCAGTTCTTTACCAAGGAGGTGCGAAGTCTGCAATCGAATACCTCAAGGCCCGGTCCTACCGTGGTATGACTGGAGAATACGAGGGCCCAGCGCCGGACTCGGTCTTGATAGGCAGGACAGGGAGGGCTGCTGGTTACTCGGATGAGAAAACAAAGAGCCCACAATGA